The Juglans microcarpa x Juglans regia isolate MS1-56 chromosome 8S, Jm3101_v1.0, whole genome shotgun sequence genome has a window encoding:
- the LOC121245062 gene encoding peptidyl-prolyl cis-trans isomerase CYP26-2, chloroplastic isoform X3 produces the protein MLRNPKFLHCSSQFLHPPILPPSPPPPPPQVQNIPNPPSFPIIKQCCKFSRRELAVGSSSLLLLLLASQNPEPFLQSKALAEETMTDTNVNEGKEENSNSLPNCTNTNPTRKVFLDISIDKEPVGRIVIGLYGDNAPAGAARFSNLVSGAAGITYRRKEFVRIMPNYVQHGGVRSYGVDAELANRTGSELSGESLIDEWQRSYDECPGTKNLAGTVSIIVRDPSKPPPKVKLVAREGKLVIDQEEVGIDPNGTEFVIATKDSPELDASALVVGRVLEGMKVVERIGQVKTVNENTSSPYFRVAKLIGDKRAVVAERGFNRPYSKMEI, from the exons atgttaaggAATCCCAAATTCTTGCATTGTTCCTCTCAATTTCTGCATCCTCCAATACTACCACcatcacctcctcctcctcctccacaaGTTCAAAACATACCAAATCCCCCATCTTTTCCCATCATCAAACAGTGCTGCAAATTCTCCAGGAGAGAGCTTGCAGTTGGTAGCAGTTCTTTGTTACTTCTCCTTTTGGCCTCTCAAAATCCAGAGCCATTCTTGCAGTCCAAGGCATTGGCTGAAGAAACCATGACAGATACCAATgtaaatgaaggaaaagaagagaactCAAACTCCTTACCCAACTGCACCAACACAAACCCAACCAGGAAAGTATTTCTTGATATATCCATTGATAAAGAACCAGTTGGTCGCATTGTCATAGGGCTATATGGAGACAATGCCCCGGCTGGAGCTGCTAGGTTCAGTAATCTTGTAAGTGGAGCTGCTGGTATAACTTACAGAAGAAAAGAGTTTGTGAGAATTATGCCCAATTATGTCCAACATGGTGGGGTGAGATCCTATGGTGTGGATGCTGAGCTTGCAAACAGGACGGGAAGCGAGTTGTCAGGTGAAAGCCTTATTGATGAATGGCAGAGATCCTATGACGAGTGTCCAGGGACGAAGAACTTGGCTGGAACTGTGAGCATCATTGTGAGGGATCCTTCAAAACCGCCTCCGAAAGTGAAGCTAGTGGCAAGGGAAGGGAAGCTGGTGATTGACCAAGAGGAGGTTGGAATTGACCCTAATGGAACAGAGTTTGTGATTGCCACCAAGGATTCTCCAGAGCTGGATGCATCAGCTTTAGTTGTTGGAAGAGTCTTGGAAGGAATGAAGGTTGTGGAGAGGATTGGACAGGTGAAAACTGTCAATGAGAATACCAGTTCTCCATATTTTAG GGTGGCCAAGCTGATAGGCGATAAGAGGGCTGTCGTGGCTGAAAGAGGCTTCAACCGTCCTTACTCAAAG ATGGAGATATGA
- the LOC121245062 gene encoding peptidyl-prolyl cis-trans isomerase CYP26-2, chloroplastic isoform X1 codes for MLRNPKFLHCSSQFLHPPILPPSPPPPPPQVQNIPNPPSFPIIKQCCKFSRRELAVGSSSLLLLLLASQNPEPFLQSKALAEETMTDTNVNEGKEENSNSLPNCTNTNPTRKVFLDISIDKEPVGRIVIGLYGDNAPAGAARFSNLVSGAAGITYRRKEFVRIMPNYVQHGGVRSYGVDAELANRTGSELSGESLIDEWQRSYDECPGTKNLAGTVSIIVRDPSKPPPKVKLVAREGKLVIDQEEVGIDPNGTEFVIATKDSPELDASALVVGRVLEGMKVVERIGQVKTVNENTSSPYFRVAKLIGDKRAVVAERGFNRPYSKDARKISSSQAHKNSTR; via the exons atgttaaggAATCCCAAATTCTTGCATTGTTCCTCTCAATTTCTGCATCCTCCAATACTACCACcatcacctcctcctcctcctccacaaGTTCAAAACATACCAAATCCCCCATCTTTTCCCATCATCAAACAGTGCTGCAAATTCTCCAGGAGAGAGCTTGCAGTTGGTAGCAGTTCTTTGTTACTTCTCCTTTTGGCCTCTCAAAATCCAGAGCCATTCTTGCAGTCCAAGGCATTGGCTGAAGAAACCATGACAGATACCAATgtaaatgaaggaaaagaagagaactCAAACTCCTTACCCAACTGCACCAACACAAACCCAACCAGGAAAGTATTTCTTGATATATCCATTGATAAAGAACCAGTTGGTCGCATTGTCATAGGGCTATATGGAGACAATGCCCCGGCTGGAGCTGCTAGGTTCAGTAATCTTGTAAGTGGAGCTGCTGGTATAACTTACAGAAGAAAAGAGTTTGTGAGAATTATGCCCAATTATGTCCAACATGGTGGGGTGAGATCCTATGGTGTGGATGCTGAGCTTGCAAACAGGACGGGAAGCGAGTTGTCAGGTGAAAGCCTTATTGATGAATGGCAGAGATCCTATGACGAGTGTCCAGGGACGAAGAACTTGGCTGGAACTGTGAGCATCATTGTGAGGGATCCTTCAAAACCGCCTCCGAAAGTGAAGCTAGTGGCAAGGGAAGGGAAGCTGGTGATTGACCAAGAGGAGGTTGGAATTGACCCTAATGGAACAGAGTTTGTGATTGCCACCAAGGATTCTCCAGAGCTGGATGCATCAGCTTTAGTTGTTGGAAGAGTCTTGGAAGGAATGAAGGTTGTGGAGAGGATTGGACAGGTGAAAACTGTCAATGAGAATACCAGTTCTCCATATTTTAG GGTGGCCAAGCTGATAGGCGATAAGAGGGCTGTCGTGGCTGAAAGAGGCTTCAACCGTCCTTACTCAAAG GATGCCAGGAAAATTTCATCATCTCAAGCTCACAAGAATTCTACCAgataa
- the LOC121245062 gene encoding peptidyl-prolyl cis-trans isomerase CYP26-2, chloroplastic isoform X2 encodes MLRNPKFLHCSSQFLHPPILPPSPPPPPPQVQNIPNPPSFPIIKQCCKFSRRELAVGSSSLLLLLLASQNPEPFLQSKALAEETMTDTNVNEGKEENSNSLPNCTNTNPTRKVFLDISIDKEPVGRIVIGLYGDNAPAGAARFSNLVSGAAGITYRRKEFVRIMPNYVQHGGVRSYGVDAELANRTGSELSGESLIDEWQRSYDECPGTKNLAGTVSIIVRDPSKPPPKVKLVAREGKLVIDQEEVGIDPNGTEFVIATKDSPELDASALVVGRVLEGMKVVERIGQVKTVNENTSSPYFRVAKLIGDKRAVVAERGFNRPYSKVVVTNCGLIE; translated from the exons atgttaaggAATCCCAAATTCTTGCATTGTTCCTCTCAATTTCTGCATCCTCCAATACTACCACcatcacctcctcctcctcctccacaaGTTCAAAACATACCAAATCCCCCATCTTTTCCCATCATCAAACAGTGCTGCAAATTCTCCAGGAGAGAGCTTGCAGTTGGTAGCAGTTCTTTGTTACTTCTCCTTTTGGCCTCTCAAAATCCAGAGCCATTCTTGCAGTCCAAGGCATTGGCTGAAGAAACCATGACAGATACCAATgtaaatgaaggaaaagaagagaactCAAACTCCTTACCCAACTGCACCAACACAAACCCAACCAGGAAAGTATTTCTTGATATATCCATTGATAAAGAACCAGTTGGTCGCATTGTCATAGGGCTATATGGAGACAATGCCCCGGCTGGAGCTGCTAGGTTCAGTAATCTTGTAAGTGGAGCTGCTGGTATAACTTACAGAAGAAAAGAGTTTGTGAGAATTATGCCCAATTATGTCCAACATGGTGGGGTGAGATCCTATGGTGTGGATGCTGAGCTTGCAAACAGGACGGGAAGCGAGTTGTCAGGTGAAAGCCTTATTGATGAATGGCAGAGATCCTATGACGAGTGTCCAGGGACGAAGAACTTGGCTGGAACTGTGAGCATCATTGTGAGGGATCCTTCAAAACCGCCTCCGAAAGTGAAGCTAGTGGCAAGGGAAGGGAAGCTGGTGATTGACCAAGAGGAGGTTGGAATTGACCCTAATGGAACAGAGTTTGTGATTGCCACCAAGGATTCTCCAGAGCTGGATGCATCAGCTTTAGTTGTTGGAAGAGTCTTGGAAGGAATGAAGGTTGTGGAGAGGATTGGACAGGTGAAAACTGTCAATGAGAATACCAGTTCTCCATATTTTAG GGTGGCCAAGCTGATAGGCGATAAGAGGGCTGTCGTGGCTGAAAGAGGCTTCAACCGTCCTTACTCAAAGGTGGTTGTCACAAACTGTGGCTTAATAGAGTAA
- the LOC121245064 gene encoding uncharacterized protein LOC121245064 gives MDVRKIVVLVEDVDAARTALHWALHNLIRYGDLITLLHVFPSSTSKSKNKARLLRLKGFKLALSFKDICSNFPNTNIEIVVTEGDQEGGKISAMVREIGASVLVVGLHGQSFLYKLAMAHENIGNRLNCRVMAIKQPPSLSPLGTEASRAAAVTTLDTSSSNATYMDFSQIEIARLLCVPEVHPPKIPYRICPDPSAIIWRSRNSRRRS, from the exons atggatgTGAGGAAAATAGTGGTACTTGTGGAAGATGTGGACGCAGCAAGAACTGCTCTCCACTGGGCTCTGCACAACCTCATTCGTTATGGCGACTTAATAACTCTCCTCCATGTCTTCCCCTCCTCCACCTCCAAAAGCAAGAACAAAGCTCGTCTCCTTCGCTTAAAAGGCTTTAAACTCGCCCTCTCTTTCAAAGACATCTGCAGCAACTTCCCCAAC ACAAATATTGAGATTGTTGTGACGGAAGGTGACCAAGAGGGTGGGAAGATCTCAGCCATGGTGCGAGAGATTGGAGCTTCAGTACTTGTGGTTGGACTCCATGGCCAAAGCTTTCTTTACAA GTTGGCAATGGCCCATGAAAACATTGGAAACAGGTTGAATTGTAGAGTGATGGCCATCAAACAGCCACCATCTCTATCGCCTTTAGGGACAGAGGCCTCCAGAGCAGCAGCAGTAACAACACTAGACACGAGTTCTTCAAATGCTACTTACATGGACTTTTCCCAGATCGAGATTGCCAGATTACT CTGTGTCCCTGAGGTTCATCCACCAAAAATTCCATACAGAATTTGCCCAGACCCATCTGCAATAATTTGGAGATCAAGAAATTCAAGGAGAAGATCATGA